A stretch of the Haloplanus aerogenes genome encodes the following:
- a CDS encoding helix-turn-helix domain-containing protein, whose amino-acid sequence MTTGLRAELRIDAAAECPVAAFSERAGAEFRDVTWTGDGGTVVEEFRGDASDADPPDVDRVFEYRNESVYQIERTGDGRCPCEVIEGLNVPTGDVRAADGSLYVTVHLPSADRVREVIERLHDRGFDASVQGLCRTVGAADESAATFVDRDTLTERQAEVVETAYEMGYFEYPRATNAERVAAELDIHPSTLAEHLATAQAKLLDQIVG is encoded by the coding sequence ATGACCACGGGCCTTCGGGCGGAGCTACGCATCGACGCGGCCGCGGAGTGTCCCGTGGCCGCGTTCTCGGAGCGTGCCGGGGCCGAGTTCCGCGACGTGACGTGGACCGGCGACGGCGGGACGGTCGTCGAAGAGTTCCGCGGCGACGCGTCCGACGCCGATCCGCCGGACGTCGACCGCGTGTTCGAGTACCGAAACGAGTCGGTCTATCAGATCGAACGCACCGGGGACGGGCGGTGTCCTTGCGAGGTGATAGAGGGGCTCAACGTCCCGACCGGTGACGTGCGCGCCGCCGACGGATCGCTGTACGTGACGGTGCATCTCCCGTCTGCCGACCGCGTCCGCGAGGTGATCGAGCGGCTGCACGACCGCGGATTCGACGCGTCGGTCCAAGGACTGTGTCGGACCGTCGGCGCCGCCGACGAGAGCGCCGCAACGTTCGTCGACCGCGACACGCTGACCGAACGACAGGCGGAAGTCGTCGAGACGGCCTACGAGATGGGCTACTTCGAGTATCCGCGAGCGACCAACGCCGAACGGGTGGCCGCGGAACTCGACATCCACCCGTCGACGCTGGCGGAACACCTCGCGACGGCACAGGCGAAACTCCTCGATCAGATCGTGGGATGA
- a CDS encoding gluconate 2-dehydrogenase subunit 3 family protein, whose translation MTKKLDRRTFVRLAGAGAVASTAGCGSDGSGDGTDTAAATETATATETTTETATETPAAETYEFFDAAQAAVVSTLVDRLLPGSDDRPSATELSVVRYIDRALQREPFYETAHDDRRFQSAYEDGIARLQDTAQQLFDRPVTDLDESEVDDLLSQIQERSAPGWEDIPTPSPVTMTIPSTAFVSLLRDHAVEGYYAQPKYGGNVDLGGWRQARYVGPFIEGYTPDELKPPWKSFDEHEAAKTRPPDLYGEFEGGGES comes from the coding sequence ATGACGAAAAAACTCGACCGACGAACGTTCGTTCGACTGGCCGGCGCCGGCGCCGTAGCGAGTACCGCTGGCTGTGGTTCCGACGGGTCGGGAGACGGCACCGACACGGCGGCAGCCACGGAGACGGCGACGGCCACGGAGACTACGACGGAGACGGCGACGGAGACGCCGGCGGCAGAAACGTACGAATTCTTCGACGCGGCGCAAGCCGCCGTCGTCTCGACCCTCGTCGACCGGTTGCTACCCGGGAGCGACGACCGGCCGTCTGCGACGGAGCTTTCGGTCGTCAGGTACATCGACCGCGCCCTCCAGCGGGAGCCATTCTACGAGACGGCACACGACGACCGCCGGTTCCAGTCGGCTTACGAGGACGGCATCGCTCGCCTCCAAGACACCGCCCAGCAACTGTTCGACCGGCCGGTGACCGACCTCGACGAGTCGGAGGTCGACGACCTGCTCTCGCAGATCCAGGAGCGGTCGGCGCCGGGGTGGGAGGACATTCCCACCCCGAGCCCCGTCACGATGACTATCCCGTCGACCGCCTTCGTCTCGCTCCTCCGGGATCACGCCGTCGAGGGCTACTACGCCCAGCCGAAGTACGGCGGGAACGTCGACCTGGGTGGCTGGCGCCAGGCAAGGTACGTCGGTCCCTTCATTGAAGGCTACACGCCCGACGAACTCAAGCCGCCGTGGAAGTCGTTCGACGAACACGAAGCGGCGAAGACGCGGCCGCCGGATCTGTACGGCGAGTTCGAGGGCGGGGGTGAGTCCTGA
- a CDS encoding GMC family oxidoreductase, with translation MPDAEVIVVGLGAAGGVVASELVAEGMDVIGIEAGPMPGTHDQDELRNVINARLSNTVHDTPERYRQYDDTGATAGNTGKFNLYGRCVGGSSVHYCGVMWRLLPEHFNMKSEFGELDGANMADWPVDYGDMAPYYERAEQEIGICGPDGGQPTHPDSWSYPMDPVPESRSGELLAGGADELGYEAFPSPQAVLTEQYDGRPSCTYCGHCCFYGCYVRGAKSNSLVAKLSSVINADNFDLRDECLAKRVLVDGEGQVTGVRYVDKADGTEHDITADAVVVSGNSIETPRLLLNSASEHHPDGLANSSGQVGRNLMFHMDYTQIFAKFDEPTKQNRGTWSNKAVDDFILSNRIDEDVDFVTGSNLQLASINAPMLYGGNWKQLYAGGKTPPNTPTWGDGFMEEMGDFENLVWVWAPVEDVPRERNRVRPDPNNRDEWGIPGVDVTFENHPQDFKAQSYVVERCKEIFEAAGASEVWSAGTGVHHRGSSHLMGTCRMGTDPATSVVDSYGRAHDVDNLFVVDGSPFVTSAGYNPTETIYALAFRTAEEIATEWV, from the coding sequence ATGCCCGACGCCGAGGTGATCGTGGTCGGACTGGGCGCCGCGGGCGGCGTCGTCGCCAGCGAACTCGTCGCCGAGGGGATGGACGTGATCGGCATCGAGGCCGGACCGATGCCGGGGACACACGATCAGGACGAACTCCGGAACGTGATCAACGCGCGCCTGAGCAACACCGTCCACGACACGCCGGAGCGGTACCGCCAGTACGACGACACGGGCGCGACTGCGGGCAACACGGGCAAGTTCAACCTCTACGGCCGCTGTGTCGGCGGCAGTAGCGTCCACTACTGCGGCGTGATGTGGAGGCTCCTCCCCGAACACTTCAACATGAAATCGGAGTTCGGAGAGCTCGACGGTGCGAATATGGCCGACTGGCCGGTCGACTACGGGGACATGGCGCCGTACTACGAGCGCGCCGAGCAGGAAATCGGCATCTGTGGTCCCGACGGCGGCCAGCCGACCCACCCCGACTCGTGGTCGTATCCGATGGACCCCGTCCCCGAATCGCGGAGCGGGGAACTCCTGGCCGGCGGCGCCGACGAACTCGGCTACGAGGCGTTCCCCTCGCCACAGGCGGTCCTGACCGAGCAGTACGACGGGCGGCCGTCCTGCACGTACTGTGGCCACTGCTGTTTCTACGGCTGTTACGTCCGAGGGGCGAAATCCAACTCGCTCGTGGCGAAACTGTCGTCGGTGATCAACGCCGACAACTTCGACCTCCGGGACGAGTGTCTCGCGAAGCGTGTCCTCGTCGACGGCGAGGGACAGGTCACCGGCGTCCGATACGTGGACAAGGCTGACGGCACGGAACACGACATCACCGCGGACGCCGTCGTCGTCAGCGGGAACTCCATCGAGACGCCCCGACTGTTGCTCAACTCGGCGTCCGAACACCATCCCGACGGGCTGGCGAACAGCAGCGGACAGGTCGGCCGGAACCTGATGTTCCACATGGACTACACCCAGATCTTCGCCAAATTCGACGAGCCGACCAAGCAGAACCGGGGCACCTGGAGCAACAAGGCCGTCGACGACTTCATCCTCTCGAACCGTATCGACGAGGACGTCGACTTCGTCACGGGGAGCAACCTCCAGCTGGCGTCGATCAACGCCCCGATGCTGTACGGCGGGAACTGGAAACAGCTGTACGCCGGCGGGAAGACCCCGCCGAACACGCCGACCTGGGGTGACGGCTTCATGGAGGAGATGGGCGACTTCGAGAACCTCGTCTGGGTGTGGGCGCCCGTCGAGGACGTTCCCCGAGAGCGCAACCGAGTCCGTCCCGATCCGAACAACCGGGACGAGTGGGGAATCCCCGGCGTCGACGTGACGTTCGAGAACCACCCGCAGGATTTCAAGGCGCAGTCGTACGTCGTCGAGCGGTGCAAAGAGATCTTCGAGGCCGCGGGCGCGTCCGAGGTCTGGAGCGCCGGCACCGGCGTCCACCACCGCGGGAGTTCCCACCTGATGGGCACCTGTCGGATGGGGACCGACCCCGCCACGTCCGTCGTTGACAGTTACGGCCGCGCCCACGACGTGGACAACCTGTTCGTCGTCGACGGGAGCCCGTTCGTCACGTCCGCGGGGTACAACCCAACCGAGACGATCTACGCTCTCGCCTTCCGTACCGCCGAGGAAATCGCGACCGAGTGGGTCTGA
- the pyrB gene encoding aspartate carbamoyltransferase, with amino-acid sequence MLQDHLISAAHLSRDDIEAVLDHAAAVDADPDLVRDRHAGRVLALCFFEPSTRTKMSFESAMKRLGGETIDMGSVESSSVKKGESLADTVRVIEGYADAMVLRHPSEGSAKLASEFVDVPLVNAGDGAGQHPSQTLLDLYTIRENAGLDDITIGIMGDLKYGRTVHSLAQALTNFDVRQHFISPESLRLPRNVRYDLHEAGAQVREHTDLDEVLPELDVLYVTRIQRERFPEEREYLEVAGEYRIDNEVLSDASDDLTVMHPLPRVDEIAPEVDETKRAKYFEQAHNGVPVRMALLDILLGGNE; translated from the coding sequence ATGTTGCAGGACCACCTCATCAGCGCGGCCCACCTCTCTCGGGACGACATCGAGGCGGTGCTCGACCACGCGGCGGCGGTCGACGCCGACCCCGACCTCGTCCGGGACCGGCACGCCGGGCGCGTGCTCGCGCTGTGTTTCTTCGAGCCGAGTACGCGGACGAAGATGAGTTTCGAGTCGGCCATGAAGCGCCTCGGCGGCGAGACCATCGACATGGGATCCGTCGAGTCGTCGTCGGTAAAGAAAGGGGAGAGCCTCGCGGACACGGTACGGGTGATCGAAGGCTACGCCGACGCGATGGTCCTCCGGCACCCGAGCGAGGGCTCCGCGAAACTCGCCTCGGAGTTCGTGGACGTTCCCCTCGTCAACGCCGGCGACGGCGCTGGCCAGCACCCGAGCCAGACCTTGCTGGACCTCTACACCATCCGCGAGAACGCCGGCCTCGACGACATCACCATCGGGATCATGGGCGACCTGAAGTACGGCCGGACGGTCCACTCGCTGGCACAGGCACTCACCAATTTCGACGTGCGCCAGCACTTCATCAGCCCCGAGAGCCTGCGCCTGCCCCGGAACGTCCGCTACGACCTGCACGAAGCGGGCGCGCAGGTGCGCGAACACACCGACCTCGACGAGGTGCTCCCCGAACTCGACGTACTCTACGTCACGCGCATCCAGCGAGAGCGCTTCCCCGAAGAACGGGAGTACCTCGAAGTCGCCGGCGAGTACCGCATCGACAACGAGGTGCTTTCGGACGCCTCCGACGACCTGACGGTGATGCACCCGCTCCCGCGCGTCGACGAAATCGCGCCGGAGGTGGACGAGACGAAGCGTGCGAAGTACTTCGAACAGGCGCACAACGGCGTCCCCGTTCGGATGGCCCTGCTCGACATTCTCCTCGGAGGGAACGAATGA